The sequence below is a genomic window from Ipomoea triloba cultivar NCNSP0323 chromosome 10, ASM357664v1.
aatGTAATTTTGCTGTGTTTAGGTGAAAGTCGTTCGAGTATTTGAGGTTATACTTTGACTAATCATTATTGGGGTAAACAATGGTTCTGCAGAAATCAGTTTGATTCGCGTGAGTGGTTGTGCACTCTCGTCATTTAAGAGAGATTGAAAGTTCGGACCCTCTTTCGTATGGAAAAACGAATCTAGTCAACACTTTGCCCCTTAGTTGGGCCGGCCCCCTGACCACATTTGAACTCCAGCACTTTGTCGTCACCTTATGGTTTGACCACATCTCAACTTCAGCACTAGTCTAAGTCAGTTAGTTAGGGtctgctcaggacacctcgtgATCTAACCATATCTTTGATAGTTAGGACTTCAATTCTCTGAGTCAGTTAGAGTCTGCTAAAAACACCTCATAGTCTGACCACACCTTTAATAGTTACGACTTCAATTCTTAGAGCTATCTtgttgatgggtaaatacgcaattGGACTACGCGCGCACTTTGCCNAACAGCTTTGATTTTACGattgaaggcacgttcaactaaacatcgaaaacgctcaaaaacagaatatatatctgactttaatttcataggaaaataccaagtataacgagaaaagtcatccacaaataaaacaaaataacgataaccctcagaagagagtacaggagcagggccccaaatgtccgtataaactaaatctagcacattcgaactaacagagacaacacgtggcaatgggaaacgtgcagatttacccatttgacacgcagaacacacagtatgagaagttttattcgactcactaacagaacaagactccaagactcgatgtaaaacacgctgatgcggatgacccaaacgatcatgccacgtagacgccgaagcacgagcagaaataaacgcggaaggtgaaccagaaggaaccggcaaggtatagagcccaccggaactattgccccgcaaaagaatttccttggtccgaatatccttcacaacaaagaaggaagggtgaaactcaaaaaacacctgattatccgacgcaaagcgctgaacggataataaagaggcagaaagacggggaacatgtaaaatatgagacaacttaagagacctagaaggcgtagaaatagaagcatgacccacgttactaataagtaaaggcgtaccgtcaccaacacgtaaagtgtcgttaccaccatattcttcagaagtagagagggcagctatatcaggtgtggcatgatgtgttgcaccagtgtcaggcaaccaggtatgagcagtcacgttattcgccgaatcaccctgatgaataaaattcgcttgcggagaaacaacataaggcaacttgtaacaagacaaagccgagtgaccaaatgaaccgcaaatttgacactggatggaagagcctctgccacggcctctcccaccgccacgtgactggcgacctccctgagcagcgaaagccgccggtgcagcacctccaggcaatgcgtaatcatcaccggcgatgaagtcttgcgcgcccagcaagtcagcaagctcaaggagcgtcaccggatgtcctcgaaccgccagcgaagaggtgacacccttgaactccggtcgaaggccgcggaacacgtacaggttctgttcttccagcgttaccttccggccggcgagagctaaatcttcaacaataagccgagctcgcccgagatactctgccgtcgacgaatctccttgccggagaccatggagttggctaagcaagtgaagttggcgggattgagaggcggaagcgagggactgctcaatggcatcccacaactccttcgatgtccgacagccgacggcgatggagagcacctcctcggacagcgaagaaaccaggagagacagcaacccttgatcacggcgagaccacgcaacaaacgccggattccgaacgcgggcagcagcagcggacgaggtagcagcagacacggcagggaggaactcctccgggcaaggacacgatccatcaacaagatcaatgagatcatggccacgtagaaacgggagaacctgagtacgccaaaacaaaaaattgcggtggttgagtttgatgctaatgtagtgatgagcagaagagagcgacgacacgggagccggcgccgcagaactcacagcaacatctgaaacggtccgctcagaggcagagccgtcattcgtagccatgggaacaagaacgaaaccctagcgactgataccagatgagaacaattatgtttgtattagagttcacaaaatataactgtaggaatacaagagtatatatacaagagaatcataagtaaactaggactgagaatcataagtaaactaggactgagacttatagtatgactctattatgtagagtcctaatagttATGGATAATATAGTTAGGTAGAGATCCTTTCATCCTTTGCacgttaaaaataaaaaatagaactgCACGTAATAAactgttattatttttttatttaattattttattttatttgttaaaaaataaaaacaaaaacaaaaagaagatatATGATGTAGACAATACACGTATACTTCCACACAAAGTCAAAATAACAAATACAGTATGAGATAATATCTCAATTATAACATTCAGTATGTATGAGTTTATAAGCGCACCATAGGCCATAGCTAGGGtggtttatttattaatattaataattatgtaTCTAGTGAAGGAAGAACCTTCAATGTGTACCAGCTTAATTCAATTCTAGTTGTTGTCATACCAAAATTGTGATTGAAGATATTGAATCACTTTGTCATCAACTTGGAAAGCTTTAGTGAGAACATCAGGATTGATTGGTGGATCAGAACCAAAGACAGCATTGGCAATAGTAATCACTCCTGGATTTTGGCTACTCAGACCAGCAAATGCAACAGCTTGAGTTTTTCCTATGTTGAATTGGAAATGAATGAGACCTTCTGGGAATACAAAAACATCTCCGGGATATAATGTCTTTGTAAAAAGCTTGTTCTTCATTCCTGGTGGTGGGTTAGAAAGAACGAACCCAACGTAGAGGGTGCCCTCCAAGACAGCAAGGACTTCAGTTGCTCTAGGGTGGGTGTGAGGAGGATTCAGACCATAGGGTGCAAAATCAATACGAGCCAATGAAATGCCGAGAGTATTTAGACCTGTTATATTGGCCACATTCACGGTTGAGACCTTAGAACCAAGCGGATTTGACGTGTCTCCAGGCTTATTAAGGCCCCGAAAAAGGAAGTCATCAGCATTGACATCATCCGGATTCTTGCAAAACTTTCCATTCACGAACACTGCAAacacaaataaagaaacaaaaagggTTGCGTTACAATAAATACTACATATCATGGTTGAAGTAAATttaatgtactatatatactatAACACTATAGAAACTTAGCCTATCAAAAGAAAATGGTTTGAGACAGTTTATTTGGATATACTTACAAACATCCTTGGGATCATCAATTGCAACACAAAAATCCTGCAAAGGATCGGGATCTGATGCATTGGCAAATGAAGATGCCAAAGCCATAACGCCAATGGCGACCAAAAGAAACCTAAGAGCCATGTTTAGCAGAGAAGAATAGAGTAAGAGAAGCTAAAACTTGTTGAGGTGGTGAGGAACTAAGCATGGGAGGGGTGGCTATTTATAGGCATGTCTTCTGAGACTTAGTCACCAATTTATAGGTATAATGTAGAAATAGTATTTTTACGGGATTACTAATTCAATTCCTTTTACTTGAAGCCTTATTgtgtttttgaaattttgtaatCTCTCATCACCAACTACAAGAATTGAATAAACATCATGTGTACGTACTACAGTGAACTCTTCGAATTGGTCATTTGTTAACATGTTGGAACTACTCCTTCTCCAACTCCCAAAATTCATTTTATTAGTTGTTAAGTATGTTGTATGTAGATTACTCTTAATCACAAAGTGAGACACCCTAATAAAAAACAATGTTTTGAATTCATTGCGAGTAATCCAATAGTTTCGAAATCATGACCTTCTCGTTACAAGtttgtataaatgtataattagtTATCCTGGTTGGGGTTACCCCCAACTCATCTTATGTTTTAGTGGCCAACCGCCTAGAATTTTGGCGAAATCTCCGTTCTAGAAGGTCGGTCGACTAGGTCGCGACGGACTAGCTAGGCAGTTGTCTAGGAGGCCTAAGTGGGCGTCTTGGCCGCGCAGGCTAgctatttttttgtgtttttttttataaattggttattttgctcaaactGATGCCATTTTTAGttaaataactaaattgttcaaatcggtagcaaacccaaagaaatgcaataaaaatttttgaaatcaGGTACTCTAATATTAGtactttgtgagttgtgactttttgttgtgttttgatTCGAAACCAaatgtttttaggttaatacttaatattttagtactaactattaaagtattaaatagttaataattaCTAAGtcttaatttaaataaaaaaaaaacttttatcaaaatttaaaaaaaaaaaaaaaaaaggacgcctaagcgcctagcgatttttgcaaccttagGTAGTGGTGGCGGTGGTGATACACTGGTAGCGGTggcagtggtggtggtggtagacTCGTAGCGATGGCGGTGGTGGTAGTGATGGTGTAGTAGTGATGTTGGTGGTGTGGTGGTGGCGGTGACGATGATGGTGTGGCCATGTTGGGGTGTTGGTGTTGGCAGTGATTACGGtgtattagtagtagtagtagtattataataataataataatcatcttaaaattaactttaaaaaagaagatataGTGAAGATAgagagatgagaaaataaagaatctgaaaaatgacttttgactaaaaaaattaggaagacattttttgccaaattaaacttttttctttgaagataatgaatatttttctttgacttcattttctttgaggacccaaacactggaaaatttaaaaaatgactttcgaaagtcattttccgagtTTAATTTCCAAATGGACCCTTAGTTCATGAGCAACCTATTAAGGCTGTGGCTAGTAGCAAAAGTTTTGAACTTGTTACCTGctctaataataattatcaagACAAAGTTTTTATCACTAGTCTAAAAAGTAaggacacaactttattttcttatacttgcgtAGCAATCAATGTCACGTTTTAGATGTTGAACTCGACTCTCCAAGTCATTACTCAATACAACTAAAATTGTCACAATCTTACAAAATTAATACTATATTTTGCAATAATGTTTTACTAGGGATAAATCATCCATGCATTATTT
It includes:
- the LOC116031571 gene encoding germin-like protein subfamily 1 member 13 — translated: MALRFLLVAIGVMALASSFANASDPDPLQDFCVAIDDPKDVLFVNGKFCKNPDDVNADDFLFRGLNKPGDTSNPLGSKVSTVNVANITGLNTLGISLARIDFAPYGLNPPHTHPRATEVLAVLEGTLYVGFVLSNPPPGMKNKLFTKTLYPGDVFVFPEGLIHFQFNIGKTQAVAFAGLSSQNPGVITIANAVFGSDPPINPDVLTKAFQVDDKVIQYLQSQFWYDNN